From one Triticum urartu cultivar G1812 chromosome 3, Tu2.1, whole genome shotgun sequence genomic stretch:
- the LOC125542903 gene encoding protein NDL1-like: MGDSSGSVSIDVERIYFGGKEHPVRTRYGSVSVSVYGDEDKPALITYPDVALNYMSCFQGLFFCPEAASLLLHNFCIYHITPQGHELGAAPIPSDVPELSVDNLADQVADVLDFFGLGSVMCMGVTAGAYVLTLFAAKYRERVLGLMLVSPLCKAPSWSEWLYNKVLLNLLYYCGTSGLVNECFLQRYFSTEVRGSGQEPESEIVQACRSLLDQRQGVNVCRYLKAINERHDLTEALKKLRCRTLIFVGENSQFHADAVHMTTKLDRRYCALVEVQACGSLVTEEQPHAMLIPMEYFLMGYGMYRPSQLESSPRSTLNPFCISPELLSPESMGVKLKPIKTRTSLIV; this comes from the exons ATGGGGGACTCGAGCGGGTCGGTGTCCATCGACGTGGAGCGGATCTACTTCGGCGGCAAG GAGCATCCTGTGAGAACAAGATACGGCTCTGTATCCGTCTCCGTGTACGGCGACGAAGACAAGCCAGCGCTCATAACGTACCCGGACGTAGCTCTAAATT acatgtcctgcTTCCAAGGATTGTTCTTCTGCCCAGAGGCTGCGTCCCTGTTGCTTCACAATTTTTGTATTTACCATATCACTCCGCAAGGCCATGAG TTGGGAGCAGCTCCAATTCCATCGGATGTACCTGAGCTATCTGTTGATAATCTCGCGGATCAGGTCGCGGATGTTCTTGATTTCTTCGG TTTAGGGTCTGTGATGTGCATGGGTGTCACCGCCGGTGCTTACGTGCTTACCCTCTTTGCA GCAAAGTACAGGGAAAGGGTTCTTGGCCTGATGTTGGTTTCACCTCTATGCAAAGCCCCATCTTGGAGTGAGTGGTTGTATAACAAG GTATTGTTAAACTTACTTTATTATTGTGGCACTAGTGGACTAGTGAACGAATGCTTCCTTCAGCGGTATTTTAGCACG GAAGTTCGTGGAAGTGGACAAGAACCTGAATCGGAAATTGTTCAGGCCTGTAGAAGT TTACTTGATCAGAGGCAGGGTGTTAATGTATGTCGATACCTTAAAGCAATAAACGA GAGACATGACTTAACTGAAGCACTGAAGAAGCTCCGGTGCCGGACGCTGATTTTCGTGGGAGAGAACTCGCAGTTCCATGCCGACGCTGTCCACATGACCACAAAACTAGACCGGAGATACTGCGCTCTAGTCGAG GTTCAGGCATGCGGGTCGCTGGTCACCGAGGAGCAGCCACACGCAATGCTGATCCCGATGGAGTACTTCTTGATGGGATACGGGATGTACAGACCGTCCCAGCTCGAGAGCAGCCCCCGGAGCACCCTGAACCCGTTCTGCATATCGCCGGAGCTGCTGTCGCCCGAGAGCATGGGGGTGAAGCTGAAGCCCATCAAGACCCGGACCTCCCTCATTGTCTAA
- the LOC125546669 gene encoding chaperone protein ClpB1-like, with protein sequence MNYSSSSNANANPFPWGIGWRAFFLGWSAGDCTKFENTMEVCSNFGSMPDMQKESNAVLMKAIAEELKTLIPDPEKGAMAVDIIRWAMNQAVSDDGKQRKKWCKYKNYWAPNDRRVAVYWETAIAPPAVIDGEPKEEEEALRTYGRDMTAMAGKADPVIGRDDEIDRVIRILCRRTKNCAALVGDAGVGKTAIAEGLAQRIVAGKVPSKLAGARVIELNLMAMVSGTMYVGMFEERMTDFLKKVAAARGKVILFVDEMHMLLGAGAATGTHMDAANMLKPALARGHIRCLGATTDDEYSMYIEKDPALERRFQKVHVEEPSTHSTIAILQGLKPRYQKHYGLEILDATIDAAVHLADRYIAGHRFPDKAIDLIDEACTTLELGGENTVVAPNHVAQVFHLKVVSGWTGIPIATLNQEESVKLIHLADRLHERIVGQGEAVNLVAEAVLRSRIGLHQAGQPIGSFLFLGTTGVGKTELAKALAEQLFGSEKMMLRFDMSEYVSPESVLRLVGAPPSYHGYENGGQLTEKVRRRPYSVVLFDEVEKAYPSVLNVFLQLLDDGVLTDGKGHNVDFKNTIIIMTSNVGAEHLNVGVVGEKTTVASRNLLMKQVQKCFKPEFLNRLSEIVVFEPLSHRQLKEIANIQMKSAFAIVAGKGISLVLSDAALDVILSESHNPLYGARPIKRWIEKNIMTTISKMLVNGEAVEGSTISIDSTSDKKGLKYQLAKKNVTDP encoded by the exons ATGAACTATAGCTCCAGCTCCAACGCCAACGCCAACCCCTTCCCTTGGGGTATTGGCTGGAGGGCCTTCTTCCTCGGGTGGTCGGCTGGTGACTGCACCAAGTTCGAAAACACCATGGAGGTGTGCTCGAACTTCGGCTCCATGCCTGACATGCAGAAGGAATCTAATGCAGTGCTCATGAAGGCCATTGCAGAAGAGCTAAAGACGCTGATTCCTGACCCAGAGAAGGGCGCGATGGCAGTTGACATCATTCGATGGGCCATGAATCAGGCCGTCTCCGACGACGGTAAACAAAGGAAGAAGTGGTGCAAGTACAAGAACTACTGGGCTCCTAATGACCGTCGTGTCGCAGTGTACTGGGAGACGGCTATCGCGCCGCCGGCGGTCATCGATGGGGAGCCtaaggaggaggaagaagc CCTGCGCACCTACGGCCGGGACATGACGGCCATGGCCGGCAAGGCCGATCCGGTGATCGGGCGTGACGACGAGATTGATCGCGtcatccgcatcctctgtcgccGGACCAAGAACTGCGCCGCGCTTGTCGGAGACGCCGGGGTCGGCAAGACGGCCATCGCCGAGGGCCTCGCGCAGCGCATCGTCGCCGGGAAGGTCCCGTCCAAGCTCGCCGGAGCGCGTGTCATTGAGCTCAACCTCATGGCGATGGTGTCTGGTACGATGTATGTTGGCATGTTCGAGGAGCGCATGACGGACTTTCTCAAGAAGGTGGCGGCTGCACGCGGCAAGGTGATCCTGTTCGTCGACGAGATGCACATGCTTCTCGGCGCCGGAGCGGCCACGGGCACCCACATGGACGCGGCCAACATGCTGAAGCCAGCATTGGCTCGCGGCCATATAAGATGTCTGGGCGCCACTACTGACGATGAGTACTCCATGTATATCGAGAAGGATCCTGCACTCGAGCGGCGGTTCCAAAAGGTGCACGTTGAGGAGCCGAGCACGCATTCCACCATTGCCATCCTCCAGGGGCTTAAACCCCGGTACCAGAAGCATTATGGCTTGGAAATTCTTGATGCTACCATTGACGCTGCCGTACACCTCGCTGACCGCTATATCGCAG GTCATCGGTTTCCTGATAAGGCAATTGATCTCATTGACGAGGCCTGCACGACATTAGAGCTAGGAGGAGAAAATACAGTTGTTGCGCCGAATCATGTTGCACAG GTTTTTCATTTGAAGGTTGTGAGCGGATGGACTGGAATTCCTATAGCTACGCTTAATCAAGAGGAGAGTGTCAAATTAATTCACTTAGCCGACAGATTGCATGAGAGAATAGTTGGGCAGGGTGAGGCCGTCAATTTAGTTGCAGAAGCAGTGTTGCGTTCCAGGATTGGCCTTCACCAAGCTGGTCAGCCGATAGGCTCCTTCCTCTTTTTGGGCACGACGGGTGTTGGAAAAACTGAACTTGCGAAAGCTCTTGCAGAACAACTATTTGGTAGTGAGAAGATGATGCTTCGCTTTGATATGTCTGAGTATGTTAGTCCCGAATCCGTGCTACGTCTCGTTGGAGCACCCCCAAG CTATCATGGTTATGAAAATGGTGGACAACTGACCGAGAAAGTTAGGAGGCGCCCATACAGTGTTGTCCTTTTTGATGAGGTGGAGAAGGCATATCCGTCAGTGTTGAATGTTTTTCTTCAGCTCCTTGACGATGGTGTGTTGACTGATGGTAAAGGGCATAATGTGGATTTCAAGAATACAATTATCATTATGACTTCGAATGTTGGGGCAGAGCACCTAAATGTAGGAGTGGTTGGAGAAAAGACAACGGTTGCTTCGCGAAATCTTCTCATGAAACAG GTTCAAAAATGCTTCAAGCCTGAATTTCTCAACAGATTAAGCGAGATTGTAGTATTTGAGCCGCTTTCACACCGTCAACTGAAAGAGATAGCGAATATCCAAATGAAGAGTGCCTTTGCTATAGTAGCCGGCAAGGGCATATCTCTTGTTCTAAGTGATGCTGCGTTGGATGTCATTTTGTCAGAATCACACAACCC GTTGTATGGTGCAAGGCCCATAAAAAGGTGGATAGAGAAGAACATAATGACAACTATCTCCAAGATGCTGGTCAATGGAGAAGCTGTTGAAGGATCAACAATCTCCATTGACTCTACCAGTGACAAGAAAGGCTTGAAATACCAATTGGCAAAGAAAAATGTGACGGATCCGTGA